The following coding sequences lie in one Candoia aspera isolate rCanAsp1 chromosome 11, rCanAsp1.hap2, whole genome shotgun sequence genomic window:
- the PLEKHF1 gene encoding pleckstrin homology domain-containing family F member 1, with the protein MVDYLANTEINSQRIAAVENCFGTSGQPLAVPGRVLLGEGILTKECRKKAKPRIFFLFNDILVYGSIVISKRKYSCQHIIPLDEVTLEMLPDTLQMKNRWMIKTSKKSFVVSAASLTERKEWVSHLEECICHLLSKTGQQPPTEYAAPWIPDKATDICMRCTHTKFSALIRRHHCRKCGFVVCGDCSRQRFLMPRLSSKPLRVCNLCYKQLMAKKKEAGEEPKPVHPPPTGCEVSSGDDSDRSDEDKLEQWPAETEFYTSDVSWSSFHS; encoded by the coding sequence ATGGTAGACTATCTGGCTAATACCGAAATTAACAGTCAACGGATTGCtgcagtggaaaactgctttgggACATCAGGCCAGCCCTTGGCTGTGCCAGGAAGGGTCCTTTTGGGTGAAGGGATTTTGACCAAAGAATGCCGTAAGAAAGCCAAGCCacgcattttcttccttttcaatgATATCCTCGTGTATGGCAGCATTGTAATCAGCAAACGGAAGTACAGCTGCCAACACATCATCCCCCTGGATGAAGTCACTTTGGAGATGCTGCCAGATACCTTGCAAATGAAGAACCGCTGGATGATCAAAACCTCCAAGAAGTCCTTTGTGGTTTCGGCAGCATCACTGACCGAGCGTAAAGAGTGGGTCAGTCACCTGGAAGAATGCATTTGCCATCTCTTGTCCAAAACGGGGCAGCAGCCCCCAACTGAATATGCAGCCCCCTGGATTCCCGATAAGGCAACTGATATCTGCATGCGTTGCACCCATACCAAGTTCTCTGCTCTCATCCGAAGACACCACTGTCGGAAGTGTGGCTTTGTGGTGTGTGGAGACTGTTCCCGGCAACGTTTTCTCATGCCTCGGCTGTCTTCAAAGCCTCTGAGGGTTTGCAATCTTTGCTACAAACAGCTGATGGCCAAAAAGAAGGAAGCTGGAGAAGAGCCGAAGCCCGTTCATCCTCCACCGACTGGCTGTGAAGTTTCTAGTGGGGATGATAGTGACAGGTCTGATGAAGACAAGCTCGAACAGTGGCCTGCAGAGACCGAGTTTTACACATCAGATGTGAGCTGGTCATCTTTCCATAGCTGA